One Natrinema salaciae genomic region harbors:
- a CDS encoding alpha/beta hydrolase, which translates to MRNDTKGEDVTVTDSNSNEPTRRRVLRVTSAATVGAVGLAAGSGTASAGELKECKNWPAAPHGYPTIDLTRNDPDPWGLNEEEICIFAHGWKGREESDDQAYALDLALQQAGYDEPVIVASWASDTLNFWGAEDNADDAGVRLGRWLREEVQADASTTIRLVGHSLGARVTLGALAELGGDVVLETVSLVGAAVEDDSVCDDGRYADGIRDSADEVYSYRSEDDFTVCTIYDFSTIDSGLGCDGADCDGWWSSGSTPDNYHDVDVTNSVPGHCKYFQPDQPIGCMDRLVDDFE; encoded by the coding sequence ATGCGTAACGATACCAAAGGAGAAGATGTCACGGTAACAGATAGCAATTCGAACGAGCCGACCCGGCGTCGCGTCCTCCGAGTGACGTCGGCCGCAACCGTCGGTGCAGTCGGTCTGGCGGCGGGCAGCGGGACGGCGTCCGCAGGCGAACTCAAGGAGTGCAAGAACTGGCCGGCCGCGCCACATGGGTACCCGACGATCGATCTGACACGGAACGATCCCGACCCCTGGGGCCTGAACGAGGAGGAAATCTGCATCTTCGCACACGGCTGGAAGGGCAGAGAAGAGAGCGACGATCAGGCGTATGCGCTCGATCTGGCGCTCCAGCAAGCGGGCTACGACGAACCGGTGATCGTCGCGTCGTGGGCATCGGATACGCTGAACTTCTGGGGTGCAGAGGACAACGCGGACGACGCCGGCGTCCGTCTGGGACGCTGGCTCCGCGAGGAGGTCCAGGCGGACGCGAGCACGACCATCCGCCTCGTGGGCCACTCCCTGGGTGCCCGAGTGACGCTCGGTGCACTCGCGGAACTCGGCGGCGACGTCGTCCTCGAGACCGTCTCGCTGGTCGGGGCCGCCGTCGAGGACGACTCGGTCTGTGACGACGGCCGGTACGCCGACGGCATTCGGGATTCCGCCGACGAGGTGTACAGCTACCGCTCCGAAGACGACTTCACCGTCTGTACGATCTACGACTTCAGTACGATCGACAGCGGACTGGGCTGTGACGGTGCGGACTGTGACGGCTGGTGGTCCAGCGGGTCGACGCCGGACAACTACCACGATGTCGACGTCACGAATTCGGTCCCCGGACACTGCAAGTACTTCCAACCCGATCAGCCGATCGGCTGCATGGATCGGCTCGTCGACGACTTCGAGTGA